The Pan troglodytes isolate AG18354 chromosome 7, NHGRI_mPanTro3-v2.0_pri, whole genome shotgun sequence genome has a window encoding:
- the CA3 gene encoding carbonic anhydrase 3, giving the protein MEGPGATTPGRAQGGAWVPLRPPPPPVTSTAVPLLEFIGFLYPASQIPPQSSLAPRPTLADLIRPCSVRGSYIKARARGDSAPRRGRESRSRPGRRKATMAKEWGYASHNGPDHWHELFPNAKGENQSPVELHTKDIRHDPSLQPWSVSYDGGSAKTILNNGKTCRVVFDDTYDRSMLRGGPLPGPYRLRQFHLHWGSSDDHGSEHTVDGVKYAAELHLVHWNPKYNTFKEALKQRDGIAVIGIFLKIGRENGEFQIFLDALDKIKTKGKEAPFTKFDPSCLFPACRDYWTYQGSFTTPPCEECIVWLLLKEPMTVSSDQMAKLRSLLSSAENEPPVPLVSNWRPPQPINNRVVRASFK; this is encoded by the exons aTGGAGGGGCCAGGAGCCACGACTCCCGGGAGAGCGCAGGGAGGGGCGTGGGTGCCCCTTCGCCCACCTCCGCCCCCCGTCACCTCGACAGCTGTCCCGCTCTTGGAATTCATTGGCTTCCTCTACCCGGCCTCCCAAATACCACCCCAATCTAGTTTagccccccgccccaccctcgcTGACCTAATAAGGCCATGCAGTGTGCGGGGGAGCTACATAAAAGCGCGGGCTCGCGGCGACTCTGCACCACGCAggggaagagaaagcaggagcCGTCCAGGACGGAGGAAGGCGACCATGGCCAAGGAGTGGGGCTACGCCAGTCACAACG GTCCTGACCACTGGCATGAACTTTTCCCAAATGCCAAGGGGGAAAACCAGTCGCCCGTTGAGCTGCATACTAAAGACATCAGGCATGACCCTTCTCTGCAGCCATGGTCTGTGTCTTATGATGGTGGCTCTGCCAAGACCATCCTGAATAATGGGAAGACCTGCCGAGTTGTATTTGATGATACTTATGATAGGTCAA TGCTGAGAGGGGGTCCTCTCCCTGGACCCTACCGACTTCGCCAGTTTCATCTTCACTGGGGCTCTTCGGATGATCATGGCTCTGAGCACACCGTGGATGGAGTCAAGTATGCAGCGGAG CTTCATTTGGTTCACTGGAACCCGAAGTATAACACTTTTAAAGAAGCCCTGAAGCAGCGCGATGGGATCGCTGTGATTGGCATTTTTCTGAAG ATAGGACGTGAGAATGGCGAGTTCCAGATTTTCCTTGATGCATTGGACAAGATTAAGACAAAG GGCAAGGAGGCGCCCTTCACAAAGTTTGACCCATCCTGCCTGTTCCCGGCATGCCGGGACTACTGGACCTACCAGGGCTCATTCACCACGCCGCCCTGCGAGGAATGCATTGTGTGGCTGCTGCTGAAGGAGCCCATGACCGTGAGCTCTGACCAG ATGGCCAAGCTGCGGAGCCTCCTCTCCAGTGCTGAGAACGAGCCCCCAGTGCCTCTTGTGAGCAACTGGCGACCTCCACAGCCTATCAATAACAGGGTGGTGAGAGCTTCCTTCAAATGA